CTGACAACCATAAGCATTGCCAAAGCCCCATCCTAGCCCAAGACCAACTCCGCAGCCCCCACCTAATTTAGCAAGATAAATTTTAATCCACTTTAAAGTAAATATAAGTGATGTAGAATAATATAGTAATTAAAAAGACTAGAAGTAGTACCGATGCCCAAGCCGAACATGTTAAGAGGCATTCCTGCGGTAGAAAAGCAAACCAAAAGCATGTCATTTCTTGATAATGAATGGGCATTATCATTGAATACCAGTCCCTCCAGTTACAAATAAACGACATTTTGAGTTGCTTAAGTCAACCCATTCTAAATGTTGGTTCCATGTTACTTTTTTATATATCCAATTATGATATTTGAAAATGACATGATCAGATTTGTCTGAAATGTAGTTccataaaagtatatttttgttATATAAGTATTTTGTAATAAAAAGTAGTAGTCAAAGTTGTGGTTCTGGAGTCAATGTCCAAAACGTCACTTACATTAACTACAAGGAACAGTTTCCACGGTGTGATAGGTATCCTATGTTCATAAACAACTATAGCAGAATACTCGCAAAAGCAAAGTTAAGATGTGGGTCAATGTAATTTAGTAAGAGCATGTTTGTCTAGTGAATTGGTTCTAGATTACTTTGCAACCACTGTAAGTAAGGTAAACACAAGTGCAAGTGTCCCGAAACAAATCGTGCGCACAATGTTAGTTATGCCATCAGGAAGTCTGTAATCCCTTTTGTAACTAGTTAGAGACAAACAGACAGTAAACATGTGGCGTGTACCACCATGAATCAAACGCCATTCTGCCAGTCATCACAGCAGAAAGAAGCCATCGCTAAATTAGGTTCCTCATGGGTTCAGAATGAACTAAAGAAACTCCAATccagtccataatttgatactAGCCATTTATAGTTTTCTACAACTGAAATGGCGCCAAGTAAATCTAAGATACAACGACAACCAGAACGTAGAACCCCAAACAAGGACCTCGCGAATACAATTCTAAAGTTAAGATTTTTAATTCTCACCCCAACTCCTACGACTTCAGAAAAAGAATAACAGTCTAATCGTCACCCAGCAAAAAGGAAAAACGCAATCAGCCACGCGACGGAAGAGCAGGCTCTCACCTCCGAATCCCCACCCGACGCCGAACCCGCAGCCGACGCCGAAACCTGCACCGAATCGGACGGAAAGAGAACGAATCAACAAGGAGCGAGAATCAAAGCAACCGCAAGATCTGATATTCGACGCCTGAAAGGATGGGGTGTCTGGTCCGCTCACCGATCCCAATCCCGGGGCCAGTGAACGTGCTGACCACCATGGCTcgctccctccccctcctcgccCCCCGCGCGGATGGATGAGAGATGGGAAAGCCAGGGGAAAGGCGAACCCGGACCCAGCGCTTCACTCTGGTGGTGAAGACGAGCTGACGTCAGCGACACAACGGGCCGGGCCGTATTGATCTTTCACATGGGCTTTCCCATCACTTCGGGCTGAGACTACCTTTTTCCTGGCGCCACACTACGTAGGCCCATAGCAAAACCACCATCTGAATTCCTAAAAAGCCCACccactgacaagtgggaccaACCGCTGGACCCAACATGTTGGGCCCATAATTCAGTGACAAATGTTTGATAGTTTCCCAGCTGACCCATTCCAACCCGTTACGTTCTCTCCCACGTTGAAAAGCGAGCGGATAAGTATTTCAAAAGCGCGCGCTCGAGGCGATCTCAGCCGTCCGATCCGCCGCTCCCTCCATCGGACGGCCAAGACGTGCCCGGCCGGCCTACTAGCCAGCAGCCTCGCTCGCCCACGGCCACCTCGCCACCGGGAAACCTTATCCCCAAAAACGACACGGATAAACCCTAGCGCTCCGGCGATGTCGTCGACGGCGGCCATCCGCTCCGGCGAGCTCCTCGCGTGCCCCGCCGCGCTGCGGCGGGCTCCGCTGGCGGTTTCGGTGCGGATGCGGGGCGCGCCGCCGGTCGCGAGGGGGGCCGTGGCG
This sequence is a window from Setaria italica strain Yugu1 chromosome III, Setaria_italica_v2.0, whole genome shotgun sequence. Protein-coding genes within it:
- the LOC101764707 gene encoding protein TRIGALACTOSYLDIACYLGLYCEROL 5, chloroplastic; translated protein: MVVSTFTGPGIGIGFGVGCGFGVGWGFGGMPLNMFGLGIGGGCGVGLGLGWGFGNAYGCQYRSSRVQFQGIEFQKKAEGDEASKVVPPEIAEKSRPCG